The genome window TTTTAAGATAATGAATCCCACTTTGCGGCGGGGTATCGCGGCCATCGGTAATCACATGAATCATCACTGCTTTTAAACCCTGCTGTTTGGCCAAATCGAGCAAGGCCAACAAATGATCTTGATGCGAATGCACCCCACCATCCGAAAGCAACCCCATCAAATGTAAAGTGGAGTGATTTTTTTTAGCCGCCTGAACGGCTGCCAACAAAGCAGAATTTTTAAAAAAACTCCCATCGGCAATCGCTTGATAGATGCGGGTTAGCCCCACTTGGGCAATACGGCCAGCCCCAATATTTAAATGCCCCACTTCCGAATTGCCCATCACCCCCATCGGCAAACCCACGGCTGGCCCCGAGGCATCGATTTGACTATGAGGATAGTGGGCGAGCATTTGATGGTAATTGGGAGTTTTAGCAAGTTCAATGGCATTGCCGGTCTTGGCTTCGCGTAATCCCCAACCATCTAAAATCATCAGCAATAAAGGCTTAGTCATGATGGTACGGCAACCCTTTCAAAATAGATAAACCACGATAAAATTGCTCTAAAAACACGACCCTAGCCAGATCATGGGACATTGTCAATTTAGACAGGGAAAAGAGCTCGTTCGCACGCTCTTTGAGAGCTGGCCCCAACCCATAAGACCCCCCCACTATCCAAACAATCTCCTTGTGAGAAGATTGTAAAAGTTTGCTGATCTTTTCACTAAACTGGCGGCTCGTATATTGTACGCCCGATTCATCAAGGGCAACACAATAGGTGCCAGGTCTTAAAGCACGGATGGCAGCTTCCGAATCAGCCACTTCAACAAGCTCAAAAGGAATGATTTTTTTAATGCGACGAAGATACTCCAAAGATTCATCTGCAAACGGAGCTGATTTAATTTTACTTACGACAATGAGTTTTGTTTTCATAGGGTAATTGTCACGTATTTTGACCATTCTTATCAAGACAACTAACATTGCTCAATCATGAATATTTATAATAAATATCCATGTACTACTTGCAAAGCGTACATCTAAGTGCTACAGTTTAAAACGTTAGGAGGTGTTACTTTGAAGATATTACCGGTAACCGAGTTTCGAGGAAAAGTTTTAAAAATGGTACGCAACGCACAACGTAGTGGCCAAGAGTATGTTATTACAGCTCGAGGAAAACCCGCCGCTGTATTGGTTGGCTTTGATGATTGGGAGGCTATTGTTGAAACACGCATGATTCAGAGCAATAAAAAACTAATGCAAACAATTCGTAAAAGTCAGCGTTATTTTTCCAAAGGTGGAAAGGGAAAATCTCATCACGAACTTAATTGGAGTTAATGGGTGCGTTATCGCGTTGTCATCCCACCCCCCATTGAACGTTTAATCGCCTCATTACCACCCGCACTTAAATCGAAAATAAGGGCGGGGTTAGACGATCTTGCCATTGATCCCTATCAGGGAAAAGCCTTACGGGATAATCTCAAAGGGCTTTATTCACTGCGCGTAACTCGATACCGAATTGTCTATAGTATTCATCAACATCAAATTGAAGTACATGTATTGGCCATCGGTCCTCGCAGCAAAATTTATCATGATGTAGAAAAATGGTTTGAATAATTTATTCCCGTATCTGGCCATTGCCTATCACTACAAATTTTGTCGTGGTAAGTTCTTCTAAACCCATGGGGCCAAAGGCATGCAGCTTGGTAGTGGAAATGCCGATTTCTGCGCCTAAACCCAATTGCCCGCCATCGTTAAAGCGGGTGGAGGCATTCCACATAATGGCCGACGAGTTGAGGTCGCGAATAAACCGCTCGGCTTTGGCCTTATTTTCGGTCACAATGGCCTCGGTGTGAAGGGAGCTGTAACGATGAATATGGTCAAGCGCACCTTCTAACCCCTTCACCACTTTCACACTCAAAATAAGATCGAGATATTCGGTGTCCCAATCGGCGTCGGTTGCTGGTTTAATATTTTTCCCAACCTTTTGCACGATATCATCACCGCGAATCTCAACCTTTAAGCTTTGAAGTTTTTCTAAAATTTTGGGAAGAAAAGAATCTTTTAATTTTTCATCGACCAAAAGAGTTTCCAACGCATTACACACCCCTGGTCGTTGCACTTTAGAGTTAATGCAAATCTTTTCGGCCTTG of Deltaproteobacteria bacterium contains these proteins:
- a CDS encoding 23S rRNA (pseudouridine(1915)-N(3))-methyltransferase RlmH, with protein sequence MKTKLIVVSKIKSAPFADESLEYLRRIKKIIPFELVEVADSEAAIRALRPGTYCVALDESGVQYTSRQFSEKISKLLQSSHKEIVWIVGGSYGLGPALKERANELFSLSKLTMSHDLARVVFLEQFYRGLSILKGLPYHHD
- a CDS encoding type II toxin-antitoxin system Phd/YefM family antitoxin — its product is MKILPVTEFRGKVLKMVRNAQRSGQEYVITARGKPAAVLVGFDDWEAIVETRMIQSNKKLMQTIRKSQRYFSKGGKGKSHHELNWS
- a CDS encoding type II toxin-antitoxin system RelE/ParE family toxin, with product MRYRVVIPPPIERLIASLPPALKSKIRAGLDDLAIDPYQGKALRDNLKGLYSLRVTRYRIVYSIHQHQIEVHVLAIGPRSKIYHDVEKWFE